One segment of Paenibacillus pabuli DNA contains the following:
- a CDS encoding DUF3139 domain-containing protein, whose product MKKIFLITFGLVILVSLLLILFVNLEKKQLKTEVNNYLLQNGYKTSDIASINTFFGRMPFFSARVVFKDEENVEYFYLKDSGEIKQFSTPLVNGSRNYNDKDQDFKHLEQ is encoded by the coding sequence ATGAAAAAAATCTTTTTAATAACTTTCGGCTTAGTTATTTTAGTATCTTTGCTTCTTATTCTATTTGTTAATCTAGAAAAGAAACAATTAAAGACTGAAGTAAATAACTATTTACTTCAAAACGGTTATAAAACTTCTGATATAGCTTCAATTAATACGTTTTTCGGAAGAATGCCTTTTTTCTCTGCTAGAGTTGTATTTAAGGATGAAGAAAATGTTGAATATTTTTATTTGAAAGATTCAGGTGAAATTAAACAGTTTAGTACACCCCTCGTAAATGGATCGAGAAATTATAACGATAAAGACCAAGATTTTAAGCATTTGGAACAATAA
- a CDS encoding transglycosylase domain-containing protein, whose amino-acid sequence MTQNRQKTRKRGFRLLKWIKSLSLLAVLGVIATIAGLVYLYATSLPLADSDRNSRLLDSQGEVIATFSAGGKDSVPVQLQDISKDLVNATLAVEDRKFYDHYGFDIQGVGRAVLVNLQHMEMSQGASTLTQQLARNLYLSHEKTWTRKAKEAMYTAQLEMKYSKDEILQMYLNEIYYGHGAYGIEAASRMYFGKSAKQLDLAESAMLAGIPKGPTYYSPYNHMKNAKDRQKIVLAAMVDIGKITKTEADKAYEEMLSFKPESERKTVESAPYFRDYIRSLAVKELGISEAMLDHGGLNIYTTLDLRVQKAAEDAVAKGMDPSSELETALVSIDPRTGYIKAMVGGKNYRTNQINHVLATTRQPGSAFKPIMYLAALESKELTSASIFNSEPTLFHYDNDRKTYKPGNFGDKYLGEIDLRQAIAASDNIYAVNTIMQIGPDQVVDMAKSLGITSNLSAVPSLALGTSPVSPLEMASAFSVIAAGGQRTPPVAILQVTDAAGRVIYEAPQTKAEKVVEPAAAYVLTRLMESVFENGGTGNRVATTIKRPVAGKTGTTNTDAWMVGFTPELSTAVWVGYDQGKAISTSDGRRAAPMFAQFTEQALASVPPKIFPVPDHVVSVYIDPESGKLAGNGCEEKRLEVFIDGTEPTETCSGTTDNTDSKKNDGSREVQNQEGIQEEKHSWWRDFKRWWVE is encoded by the coding sequence ATGACTCAAAATCGCCAGAAGACCCGCAAACGCGGGTTCCGTTTATTAAAATGGATCAAAAGCCTCTCTCTGCTCGCTGTTCTCGGCGTTATTGCAACGATTGCAGGATTGGTCTATCTATATGCGACCAGCCTACCTTTAGCTGATTCGGATCGCAACTCAAGGCTGCTTGATAGCCAAGGCGAAGTCATTGCCACCTTCTCTGCAGGCGGCAAGGATTCCGTACCCGTGCAGCTTCAAGACATCTCAAAAGACCTGGTCAATGCCACTCTGGCTGTCGAGGATCGCAAATTCTATGACCATTATGGTTTTGACATTCAAGGGGTGGGACGGGCTGTGCTCGTTAACCTGCAGCATATGGAAATGTCCCAAGGTGCCAGCACCCTCACACAACAGCTTGCGCGAAATCTGTATCTTTCCCACGAGAAGACCTGGACTCGCAAGGCCAAAGAGGCCATGTACACGGCACAGCTTGAAATGAAGTACAGCAAAGATGAAATTCTACAAATGTATCTCAATGAAATCTATTATGGTCATGGCGCCTACGGAATTGAAGCAGCTTCGCGCATGTATTTCGGCAAATCAGCCAAACAGCTCGATTTGGCGGAAAGCGCCATGCTCGCAGGCATTCCAAAAGGCCCCACCTACTATTCTCCATATAACCATATGAAGAACGCGAAGGATCGGCAGAAGATCGTACTGGCCGCCATGGTCGATATCGGCAAGATAACAAAAACCGAAGCGGACAAGGCTTATGAGGAAATGCTGTCTTTTAAACCGGAAAGTGAACGGAAAACAGTAGAAAGTGCGCCTTATTTCAGGGATTACATTCGCAGCCTTGCGGTCAAGGAGCTGGGTATTAGTGAAGCAATGCTGGACCATGGGGGACTAAATATATACACCACTCTGGATCTGCGTGTGCAAAAGGCAGCTGAAGACGCTGTAGCCAAAGGTATGGATCCGAGCAGTGAACTGGAGACAGCTCTCGTCTCCATAGACCCTCGTACAGGCTATATCAAAGCTATGGTAGGGGGCAAAAACTATCGGACCAATCAGATCAACCATGTCCTGGCGACGACACGCCAGCCAGGTTCTGCATTTAAGCCCATTATGTATCTGGCTGCGCTGGAATCCAAAGAGCTGACCAGTGCTTCCATCTTCAATAGCGAACCAACCCTGTTTCACTATGATAATGACCGCAAAACCTATAAGCCCGGCAACTTCGGCGACAAGTATCTGGGTGAAATTGATCTAAGGCAGGCCATTGCTGCCTCGGACAATATCTATGCGGTCAATACGATTATGCAGATTGGGCCTGATCAGGTCGTGGACATGGCCAAGAGCCTGGGGATTACAAGCAATCTTAGCGCTGTCCCCTCTCTCGCCTTGGGTACTTCGCCCGTGAGTCCATTGGAGATGGCATCGGCCTTCTCCGTTATCGCTGCAGGTGGACAGCGGACACCTCCTGTCGCCATCCTACAGGTGACGGATGCAGCAGGACGTGTAATCTATGAAGCACCACAAACCAAGGCCGAGAAAGTGGTAGAACCGGCCGCAGCATATGTACTGACACGTTTAATGGAAAGTGTGTTCGAAAATGGCGGTACAGGAAATCGGGTTGCTACAACGATTAAGCGGCCGGTAGCAGGCAAAACCGGCACGACCAATACGGATGCCTGGATGGTCGGCTTTACCCCAGAGCTCTCCACCGCAGTATGGGTCGGTTACGATCAGGGCAAAGCCATCTCCACTTCGGATGGTCGCCGTGCAGCACCGATGTTCGCCCAGTTTACAGAGCAGGCTCTTGCGAGTGTGCCGCCGAAGATATTCCCTGTTCCCGATCATGTGGTCAGTGTGTATATTGATCCGGAGTCCGGAAAACTGGCCGGTAATGGCTGTGAAGAGAAACGGCTTGAAGTCTTCATAGACGGCACAGAACCTACGGAAACCTGTAGCGGGACAACGGACAATACTGATTCCAAGAAGAATGATGGAAGTCGTGAAGTACAAAATCAAGAAGGAATCCAGGAAGAGAAGCATTCGTGGTGGAGAGACTTTAAGCGTTGGTGGGTGGAATGA
- a CDS encoding GNAT family N-acetyltransferase produces MDEASVTFHVVPMQEEHAELICSWTYEPPYNIYSWLPWEQMKALEVEFGDKQLRQEQYAVVLGEQDQLCGFAQFFPLEGVTRIGLGMHPEQCGQGQGTAFVSAIVKEAIRRNPTHEIDLEVLTWNARAIRVYLKAGFVTQDTYERQTPSGLKPFYCMVYEGPR; encoded by the coding sequence ATGGATGAAGCTTCTGTAACGTTTCACGTTGTGCCGATGCAAGAAGAACATGCAGAATTGATCTGCAGCTGGACATATGAACCACCCTACAACATCTATAGCTGGCTGCCCTGGGAACAGATGAAGGCGCTGGAAGTTGAATTCGGCGATAAGCAGCTTCGCCAAGAGCAATATGCGGTTGTACTCGGAGAGCAGGATCAGCTCTGCGGATTTGCTCAATTCTTTCCGCTCGAAGGTGTGACACGGATCGGGCTTGGCATGCATCCCGAACAGTGTGGTCAAGGGCAGGGCACTGCCTTCGTCTCTGCGATCGTGAAGGAAGCCATTCGGCGGAACCCTACCCATGAGATCGATCTCGAAGTGCTCACTTGGAATGCACGAGCCATTCGAGTTTACCTCAAGGCCGGATTTGTTACCCAGGATACCTATGAACGACAGACACCGAGCGGCTTGAAGCCTTTTTATTGCATGGTATATGAGGGACCTCGTTAA
- a CDS encoding ParA family protein, with product MAASDAVVAMFEESKFCYSAIGRFLETTLHVQELVNKDMKIAGILISLIDSRRTDNKALIELIEEEYGDLCFETIMTRTAAIGRLSINGFKDNPELNQGLRLYRDFAKELIQRV from the coding sequence TTGGCTGCGTCTGATGCAGTTGTTGCTATGTTCGAAGAAAGCAAATTTTGCTATTCAGCAATTGGCCGGTTTTTAGAGACAACCCTTCATGTTCAAGAGTTGGTCAACAAGGATATGAAGATTGCTGGCATACTGATATCACTTATAGATTCAAGGAGAACCGATAACAAGGCTCTTATTGAGTTGATTGAGGAAGAGTATGGGGATTTATGCTTTGAAACAATCATGACCCGTACTGCTGCGATAGGACGTTTATCTATTAACGGCTTCAAAGACAACCCTGAATTGAACCAAGGTTTGAGGCTGTACAGAGATTTTGCTAAGGAGCTGATTCAACGTGTCTAA
- the speB gene encoding agmatinase, producing the protein MKLDQAYSGNVFICSSEDYENSKAVIYGMPMDYTVSFRPGSRFGPSHIRQASVGLEEYSPYLDKSIVDMTYFDAGDLLLPFGNAGRSLEVINEYIGSLLADDKFPIGLGGEHLVTWPVIQQMYKKYPDLILIHIDAHADLRESYEGEPLSHSTPVRKAAELMGGKNIYQFGIRSGSREEFQYGRENINFYPFEVAAPMKEALPKMGNRPVYVTIDIDVLDPSAAPGTGTAEAGGITSKELLEAIHMIAGSDVNVVGCDLVEVAPIYDPTQQTQIVAAKMIREMLLGFVK; encoded by the coding sequence ATGAAATTGGATCAAGCTTATTCTGGTAACGTATTTATTTGCAGTTCCGAGGATTATGAGAATTCCAAAGCGGTCATCTATGGGATGCCAATGGACTATACTGTCAGCTTCCGTCCGGGTTCCCGGTTCGGTCCTTCTCATATCCGCCAGGCATCGGTTGGACTTGAAGAGTACAGCCCATACCTCGACAAAAGCATTGTCGATATGACTTATTTTGATGCTGGAGATTTGCTCTTGCCTTTCGGTAACGCAGGACGCAGCCTTGAAGTAATCAACGAGTATATCGGCAGCCTGCTGGCTGATGACAAATTCCCGATCGGTCTTGGCGGGGAGCATCTGGTTACTTGGCCAGTGATCCAACAGATGTACAAAAAATACCCGGACCTCATTCTGATTCATATTGATGCACATGCAGACCTTCGTGAAAGTTATGAAGGCGAGCCATTGTCCCACTCGACGCCAGTGCGTAAAGCAGCTGAGCTGATGGGCGGCAAAAATATTTATCAGTTCGGAATCCGTTCCGGCTCGCGTGAAGAGTTCCAGTATGGTCGCGAGAACATTAACTTCTACCCGTTTGAAGTTGCAGCTCCAATGAAGGAAGCTCTTCCGAAAATGGGCAACCGTCCAGTGTATGTGACCATCGACATCGATGTGCTTGATCCGTCGGCTGCTCCAGGAACAGGTACGGCGGAAGCAGGCGGCATTACGTCCAAAGAACTGCTTGAAGCCATCCACATGATTGCCGGATCCGATGTGAATGTAGTCGGCTGTGACCTGGTTGAGGTTGCGCCGATCTATGATCCAACACAACAGACACAGATTGTGGCTGCGAAGATGATCCGTGAGATGCTGCTTGGTTTTGTGAAGTAA
- the rbsK gene encoding ribokinase has protein sequence MSDMNQNKPLIAVVGSLNMDLVVKTDTIPEEGETVSGEELHYLAGGKGANQAVAAARLDGQTTMIGAVGSDGFGERLLHSLTDSGADASQVRVLEDTVTGTASIWLSKGDNRIIVIPGANGQVVPEMLEEADTVKSLTAAAAVLLQLEIPLPAVTRAAELAAEGSALVVLNPAPAVPGLPQELLRCVDVVTPNRSELAVLTGRDDLRPEDVDAAVAELAASLGAAVVTTLGPEGAVYAAAPGGRVQAGRAGACRAPGYAVSAVDTTGAGDCFNGALAVALARGETLDAAVGYAMGAAALSVTKLGAQSGMPYAREVEAFLAEHAARS, from the coding sequence ATGTCAGACATGAATCAGAATAAGCCTCTTATTGCTGTCGTAGGCAGCCTCAATATGGACCTCGTGGTGAAAACCGATACGATCCCAGAAGAGGGAGAAACCGTAAGCGGTGAGGAGCTTCACTATCTGGCCGGCGGCAAGGGGGCTAATCAGGCTGTTGCTGCTGCACGTCTGGATGGACAGACGACGATGATTGGAGCGGTGGGTTCGGATGGTTTTGGCGAGCGTCTGCTGCACAGTCTGACGGATAGTGGGGCAGATGCCTCACAGGTTCGTGTATTGGAAGACACCGTTACAGGTACGGCTTCCATATGGCTCTCCAAGGGAGATAACCGGATCATCGTTATTCCTGGAGCGAATGGGCAAGTGGTGCCGGAGATGCTGGAAGAGGCGGATACGGTAAAAAGCCTGACTGCAGCCGCAGCGGTGCTGCTGCAGCTCGAGATCCCGCTGCCAGCGGTCACCCGCGCCGCCGAATTGGCGGCAGAAGGCAGCGCACTGGTGGTGCTCAACCCGGCTCCAGCGGTGCCGGGTCTGCCCCAGGAGCTCCTGCGGTGCGTCGACGTCGTCACGCCGAACCGCAGCGAGCTCGCCGTGCTTACCGGCCGGGATGATCTCCGGCCGGAAGACGTGGATGCGGCGGTCGCAGAGCTCGCCGCATCGCTCGGGGCCGCTGTCGTTACGACGCTCGGCCCCGAGGGGGCTGTGTACGCGGCAGCGCCAGGCGGCCGCGTACAGGCAGGGCGTGCCGGCGCTTGCCGTGCGCCCGGCTACGCCGTAAGCGCCGTCGATACGACCGGCGCTGGCGATTGCTTCAACGGCGCGCTGGCTGTGGCCCTCGCGCGCGGGGAAACACTGGACGCGGCAGTAGGCTACGCCATGGGAGCGGCCGCGTTATCCGTAACGAAGCTCGGCGCCCAGTCGGGGATGCCGTATGCACGTGAAGTGGAAGCCTTTTTGGCAGAACACGCAGCCAGAAGCTGA
- a CDS encoding YwhD family protein, producing MDQNEQNGKKQIALNIVSAKSKHKGFGAGSIDLNNLSPVIIDNGEAKIDIGAMHAKSKVERGIKFSTNREDVPNGRQVWLVWVAVDRTEQGQLYGGATACEMWIDTEAKRGWKLLADHVNRMDYAMKRRFMLDELGPEDRAALKKLLVTHNEEWWNASPDELKEALS from the coding sequence ATGGATCAAAACGAGCAAAACGGCAAAAAACAGATTGCCTTGAATATCGTAAGTGCCAAAAGCAAACACAAAGGTTTCGGTGCAGGCTCCATTGATCTGAACAACCTGTCGCCCGTCATTATCGATAATGGCGAGGCAAAGATTGATATTGGCGCCATGCATGCGAAGAGCAAGGTAGAACGTGGAATTAAGTTTTCGACGAATCGGGAAGACGTACCTAACGGTCGCCAGGTATGGCTGGTTTGGGTAGCTGTGGATCGTACGGAACAGGGACAATTGTACGGCGGTGCAACGGCATGCGAGATGTGGATCGATACCGAGGCAAAACGGGGATGGAAACTGCTGGCTGACCATGTGAACCGGATGGATTATGCAATGAAGCGCCGCTTCATGCTGGATGAGCTTGGACCGGAGGATCGAGCAGCTCTCAAGAAGCTGTTGGTTACACACAATGAAGAGTGGTGGAATGCTTCTCCGGATGAACTGAAAGAAGCACTCTCCTGA
- a CDS encoding c-type cytochrome has translation MHKWIMSGVFFAACALAIVLMFTLPGKEEVAEEAKPTMPEVTMDAGQAEALVKANCISCHGDQLQGGVGPALANIGSKDDLEKIYSTIVKGKGGMPSFKDKLKDEEIANIAMWLAEKK, from the coding sequence ATGCACAAATGGATCATGAGCGGGGTATTTTTTGCAGCATGCGCTTTGGCTATTGTTTTAATGTTTACGCTTCCAGGGAAAGAAGAAGTGGCTGAAGAAGCCAAACCAACCATGCCGGAAGTGACAATGGATGCCGGACAGGCTGAAGCACTGGTCAAAGCCAATTGTATTTCCTGTCACGGAGATCAGCTCCAAGGTGGCGTAGGACCTGCTCTAGCAAACATCGGCAGCAAGGATGATCTGGAGAAAATCTACTCTACGATTGTCAAAGGTAAAGGTGGCATGCCATCCTTCAAGGACAAACTGAAGGACGAGGAAATTGCCAATATCGCGATGTGGCTGGCTGAGAAGAAATAA
- the speE gene encoding polyamine aminopropyltransferase, translating into MELWFTEKQTPAFGITAKIKQTYVSEKTDFQDLAMVETEEFGNMLLLDGMVMTTVKDEFVYHEMAAHPALNTHPNPKKVLVVGGGDGGVIREVIKHAAVEKAVLVEIDGKVIEYSKKYLPEIAGKLDEPNVEVLVNDGYMHIIEHKNEYDVIIVDSTEPVGPAAPLFERGFYQGIHEALKEDGIFVAQTDNPWFKADLIQKVNKDVKEIFPIVHVYGCNIPTYPSGLWTFTMGSKKHDPLQVDETQIPEMDTKYYSPRLHKAAFVLPKFVEDLTK; encoded by the coding sequence ATGGAATTGTGGTTCACGGAGAAACAGACCCCGGCATTTGGGATCACCGCGAAGATTAAGCAGACATATGTAAGCGAGAAGACTGACTTTCAGGATTTGGCCATGGTAGAAACCGAGGAATTCGGTAACATGTTGCTGCTCGACGGTATGGTGATGACCACCGTGAAAGACGAATTCGTATATCACGAGATGGCGGCTCACCCTGCGCTGAACACTCACCCGAATCCGAAAAAAGTTTTGGTTGTTGGTGGCGGTGACGGCGGTGTCATTCGTGAAGTCATCAAACACGCTGCAGTAGAAAAAGCAGTCCTCGTCGAAATCGACGGTAAAGTTATTGAGTATTCCAAAAAATATTTGCCTGAAATTGCCGGCAAACTGGACGAGCCCAATGTTGAAGTGCTCGTTAATGACGGCTACATGCATATTATTGAACATAAAAATGAGTACGATGTAATCATCGTGGATTCCACGGAGCCTGTAGGGCCGGCTGCACCACTGTTTGAGCGTGGTTTTTATCAAGGGATCCATGAAGCACTGAAAGAAGATGGCATCTTTGTTGCACAAACCGACAACCCTTGGTTCAAAGCGGACCTGATTCAAAAGGTAAACAAGGATGTGAAGGAAATCTTCCCCATTGTACATGTATACGGCTGTAACATTCCAACGTACCCAAGCGGTCTGTGGACATTCACAATGGGCAGCAAGAAACATGACCCACTTCAAGTGGATGAGACTCAAATTCCAGAGATGGATACCAAATACTACTCACCACGTTTGCATAAGGCAGCCTTTGTACTTCCTAAATTCGTGGAAGACCTAACGAAATAA
- a CDS encoding C40 family peptidase → MFKKKLTAAVLSLTFALSLGAGSAFADSKMDKVIDSAMGTTYKSGGTTLNGFDCSGFTRYVFEKLGIDLARQSSSQFDMGDSVSRMEMRPGDLVFFNTTGKGVSHVGIFVGEGKFAHSSSSKGVTISSLSENYWANRYVGAKRIMSTDAYESLALD, encoded by the coding sequence TTGTTCAAAAAGAAATTAACAGCAGCTGTACTTAGCTTAACATTCGCTCTATCGCTTGGAGCAGGCAGCGCATTCGCAGATTCAAAAATGGATAAAGTAATTGATTCAGCAATGGGAACTACATACAAAAGTGGTGGAACAACGCTTAACGGCTTTGACTGCTCTGGATTCACACGGTATGTATTCGAAAAGCTGGGCATCGATTTGGCTCGTCAATCCAGTTCCCAATTCGACATGGGCGACTCCGTATCTCGCATGGAAATGAGACCAGGCGATCTGGTATTCTTCAATACAACGGGTAAAGGGGTTTCACACGTAGGCATCTTCGTGGGGGAAGGGAAGTTTGCACACTCCTCGTCTTCCAAAGGGGTTACCATCAGTTCTTTGAGTGAGAACTACTGGGCCAACCGCTATGTTGGCGCTAAACGGATTATGAGCACGGACGCATATGAGTCACTGGCCCTCGACTAG
- the motA gene encoding flagellar motor stator protein MotA: protein MEISTIIGLVLGLVSLVLGMFLKGAPLINLVNNPAAYVIIFVGTAATIFMAFPMSEVKKIPKLFGVLFKKQQLIDRVSLIGTFMDWASTTRREGLLALESKVEEIDDQFLRSGMRMIIDGNDQEFVSDVLMEDIHATEERHRGGALIFAQAGMYAPTLGVLGAVVGLIAALADLSDMEKLSHAIAAAFIATLLGIFSGYVLWHPMSNKLKRMSKKEMEIKLMMVEGLLSIQSGVSTIAINQKLSVFLTPSERRQLEEKEGSSGEKG from the coding sequence ATGGAAATTTCAACGATTATCGGACTAGTTTTAGGGCTGGTTTCACTTGTTCTCGGGATGTTCCTGAAGGGTGCTCCCCTGATCAATCTGGTTAACAACCCGGCAGCCTACGTTATTATCTTTGTTGGTACAGCGGCAACAATCTTCATGGCATTTCCAATGTCTGAAGTTAAAAAAATCCCCAAGCTTTTCGGGGTACTCTTCAAAAAGCAGCAACTGATTGACCGTGTTTCACTGATCGGCACATTTATGGATTGGGCTTCCACTACCCGTCGTGAAGGTTTGCTGGCACTGGAATCAAAAGTCGAAGAGATTGACGATCAATTCCTTCGCAGCGGTATGCGCATGATTATTGACGGCAATGACCAGGAATTTGTTAGTGATGTATTGATGGAAGATATCCATGCCACCGAAGAGCGTCACCGCGGGGGAGCATTGATCTTCGCACAAGCGGGGATGTACGCTCCAACACTCGGGGTTCTCGGGGCCGTTGTAGGTCTGATTGCAGCCCTGGCCGACCTTAGTGATATGGAAAAGCTCTCTCACGCTATTGCGGCTGCGTTCATCGCTACACTCCTTGGTATTTTTAGTGGTTACGTGTTGTGGCACCCAATGTCCAACAAGTTGAAGCGGATGTCCAAGAAAGAGATGGAGATCAAGCTGATGATGGTTGAAGGATTGTTATCCATTCAATCCGGTGTATCCACCATTGCCATCAACCAAAAATTATCTGTATTCCTGACACCTTCCGAACGTAGACAGCTGGAAGAGAAGGAGGGATCATCAGGTGAAAAAGGCTAA
- a CDS encoding M1 family metallopeptidase: MIPLRAKSWLTAILALCVFTGAIWITLDHTRSTTSDLPTLAPELGKPPAKVQTPAPPESVQTPTAEVFSNRVVEYHMDVKLVDGNVLEGTQTLTWTHPGKKTVSELYFHLYPNAFSSSDTTFMKESGGKLRGDVMPTDGYGSMNITEMKTEDGLSLLHRMQYVQPDDGNMKDKTLIKVRLPKPVKGGETITLHTRFEVKLPKIFARMGTAENFVMAGQWFPKLSVYEPAGVRGRTAEGWNLHQYHGNSEFYADFGIYSVRIRVPETYKVAATGFPTKQAVIKNGEKIYQFYADDVHDFAWAASPDFVYAEEPFSAPNVPGVRIKLYLDPAHQDLKERYFYAAKAALSNYSKWFGPYPYSTLSIVVPPKMGNGAGGMEYPTLVTAFGADDTTPGYDLERTVVHEIGHQYFYGMVASNEFEEAWLDEGFTSYAEDKLMEQEYGLIPNLPVQSGLITSPASLTQESWKFDSQNHYAANVYTRGKLVLLGIEQQVGAKTMERILSTYVKKYRFKHPTSTDFQKVVEQVTRTSWSDYFNQYVYGDGMADFAVENIQVKPVEKDGQTLYESSVTLLKKGSDYEKVPVRIVFEDGHIVAKEWDGSNGRITYKLTYSSPVSWAMTDPLYTVVLENRHMNNFLKAGLYEPSKFRWSMSVTKLIEAIFGGLSW; the protein is encoded by the coding sequence ATGATTCCACTACGCGCCAAGAGCTGGCTCACTGCAATTCTAGCCCTGTGTGTGTTTACCGGAGCCATATGGATCACTCTGGATCACACTCGCTCTACGACATCCGACTTGCCAACGCTCGCCCCGGAATTGGGCAAGCCTCCGGCTAAGGTCCAAACTCCGGCACCTCCAGAAAGCGTGCAGACACCTACTGCTGAGGTGTTCAGCAACCGCGTGGTGGAATATCACATGGACGTGAAGCTGGTGGACGGCAATGTTCTAGAGGGAACTCAGACACTTACCTGGACCCATCCGGGTAAAAAAACAGTCAGCGAACTTTATTTCCACCTATACCCCAATGCATTTTCTTCTAGTGATACGACATTTATGAAGGAATCCGGAGGAAAGCTTCGCGGTGATGTGATGCCAACGGACGGGTACGGCTCCATGAATATTACGGAGATGAAAACAGAGGACGGACTCTCTCTCCTGCACCGGATGCAGTATGTACAGCCGGATGATGGAAACATGAAAGACAAAACGCTCATCAAAGTAAGATTGCCCAAGCCAGTCAAGGGCGGGGAAACCATTACACTGCACACCCGGTTTGAGGTCAAGCTGCCCAAAATCTTTGCCCGTATGGGAACCGCTGAAAACTTCGTTATGGCGGGACAATGGTTCCCTAAACTCAGTGTATATGAGCCTGCAGGCGTGCGAGGACGTACGGCTGAGGGCTGGAATCTGCATCAGTACCACGGGAATTCCGAGTTTTATGCTGATTTTGGCATCTATAGTGTGCGTATTCGGGTACCGGAAACATACAAAGTCGCCGCGACCGGGTTTCCAACGAAGCAGGCTGTTATAAAAAACGGCGAGAAGATCTATCAATTCTATGCTGACGATGTGCATGATTTCGCCTGGGCAGCCTCACCCGACTTTGTTTATGCGGAGGAACCCTTCTCGGCTCCCAATGTTCCAGGCGTACGAATCAAGCTCTATCTGGATCCGGCCCACCAGGATCTGAAGGAACGTTACTTCTATGCGGCCAAAGCAGCTCTTTCCAATTACAGCAAGTGGTTTGGTCCGTACCCGTATTCCACACTCTCCATTGTTGTTCCCCCGAAAATGGGCAATGGAGCAGGCGGCATGGAGTATCCTACTTTAGTTACAGCCTTCGGTGCCGACGACACTACGCCAGGTTACGATCTGGAACGCACGGTTGTGCACGAGATCGGACATCAGTACTTCTACGGCATGGTTGCCAGCAATGAATTTGAGGAGGCCTGGCTGGATGAAGGGTTCACCTCTTACGCAGAAGACAAACTGATGGAGCAGGAATACGGACTTATCCCCAACCTTCCGGTTCAATCCGGCTTAATTACTTCTCCCGCCTCACTTACACAGGAGTCCTGGAAGTTTGATTCCCAGAATCATTATGCAGCCAATGTCTATACCAGGGGCAAGCTTGTGCTGCTGGGCATCGAACAACAAGTGGGCGCAAAAACGATGGAACGCATTCTTTCAACCTATGTAAAAAAATATCGGTTCAAACATCCCACTTCGACTGATTTTCAAAAGGTCGTGGAACAGGTGACCCGTACGTCCTGGTCTGATTATTTTAATCAATATGTATATGGGGACGGCATGGCCGACTTCGCCGTGGAGAATATCCAGGTCAAGCCTGTAGAAAAAGACGGTCAGACATTGTACGAGTCATCGGTAACATTATTGAAGAAAGGCAGCGACTACGAGAAGGTGCCCGTTCGCATTGTTTTTGAAGATGGACACATTGTCGCCAAGGAATGGGATGGCAGTAACGGTCGAATTACGTACAAGTTAACTTACAGCTCGCCTGTATCCTGGGCAATGACCGATCCGTTATATACCGTTGTACTGGAGAACCGTCATATGAACAACTTTTTGAAGGCGGGTCTGTATGAGCCGTCCAAGTTCCGCTGGAGCATGAGTGTAACCAAACTTATAGAAGCTATATTCGGAGGTCTGTCATGGTGA
- a CDS encoding 4a-hydroxytetrahydrobiopterin dehydratase, which yields MVFTQEEVEAHLGRLEGWELEEGRWIVRKFVFSNYMKGIAFVDEVAAISEAFNHHPFITIDYTTVTLRLTSWDAGGITSVDIKEAEQFNETFEKMRTT from the coding sequence ATGGTTTTTACGCAAGAAGAAGTCGAAGCTCATCTGGGGAGGCTGGAAGGCTGGGAACTGGAAGAGGGACGGTGGATTGTCCGCAAGTTCGTATTTTCCAACTACATGAAAGGGATTGCATTCGTGGATGAGGTCGCCGCAATCTCGGAAGCATTTAATCATCACCCTTTTATTACGATTGATTATACAACGGTTACGCTGCGTCTCACGTCGTGGGATGCGGGTGGGATTACATCTGTAGATATTAAGGAAGCAGAGCAGTTTAACGAAACGTTTGAGAAAATGAGGACGACATAG